In Vicugna pacos chromosome 10, VicPac4, whole genome shotgun sequence, the following proteins share a genomic window:
- the LIPT2 gene encoding octanoyl-[acyl-carrier-protein]:protein N-octanoyltransferase LIPT2, mitochondrial isoform X3 yields MPQPAVRLVRLRLVAYGELLTLQERWLQRLQDGPGTEAGALLLCEPAGPVYTAGLRGGLTSEETARLRALGAEVRATGRGGLATFHGPGQLLCHPVLDLRPLGLRLRTHVAALEACAVRLCELQGLPGARALPPPYTGVWLGERKICAIGERLGAGRGRGFPRPDQWRSPLWKAHHVPRPGAELLYRPHVV; encoded by the exons ATGCCGCAACCAGCCGTACGGCTGGTGAGGTTGAGGCTGGTGGCGTACGGTGAGCTGCTAACGTTGCAGGAGCGCTGGCTGCAGCGGCTACAGGACGGGCCAGGGACCGAGGCGGGCGCGCTCCTGCTCTGCGAACCTGCGGGGCCCGTGTATACGGCCGGGCTGCGCGGCGGCCTGACGTCTGAGGAGACGGCGCGGCTTCGGGCCTTGGGCGCCGAGGTGCGCGCCACTGGCCGCGGCGGCCTAGCTACCTTCCACGGCCCGGGCCAGCTGCTCTGCCACCCGGTCCTCGACCTGCGACCTCTTGGCCTGCGCCTGCGCACCCACGTGGCGGCGCTGGAGGCGTGCGCCGTACGCCTGTGCGAGCTCCAGGGCTTACCCGGCGCCCGCGCGCTGCCTCCGCCTTACACCGGCGTCTGGCTGGGTGAGCGCAAGATCTGCGCGATCGGTGAGCGACTCGGCgcggggagagggcggggctTTCCGAGGCCCGACCAATGGAG GAGTCCGTTGTGGAAGGCACATCACGTCCCACGGCCTGGCGCTGAACTGCTCTACCGACCTCACGTGGTTTGA
- the LIPT2 gene encoding octanoyl-[acyl-carrier-protein]:protein N-octanoyltransferase LIPT2, mitochondrial isoform X2: MPQPAVRLVRLRLVAYGELLTLQERWLQRLQDGPGTEAGALLLCEPAGPVYTAGLRGGLTSEETARLRALGAEVRATGRGGLATFHGPGQLLCHPVLDLRPLGLRLRTHVAALEACAVRLCELQGLPGARALPPPYTGVWLGVRCGRHITSHGLALNCSTDLTWFEHIVPCGLVGTGVTSLSKELQRHVTVDEVVPPFLEAFKETYKCTLITENSLN, translated from the exons ATGCCGCAACCAGCCGTACGGCTGGTGAGGTTGAGGCTGGTGGCGTACGGTGAGCTGCTAACGTTGCAGGAGCGCTGGCTGCAGCGGCTACAGGACGGGCCAGGGACCGAGGCGGGCGCGCTCCTGCTCTGCGAACCTGCGGGGCCCGTGTATACGGCCGGGCTGCGCGGCGGCCTGACGTCTGAGGAGACGGCGCGGCTTCGGGCCTTGGGCGCCGAGGTGCGCGCCACTGGCCGCGGCGGCCTAGCTACCTTCCACGGCCCGGGCCAGCTGCTCTGCCACCCGGTCCTCGACCTGCGACCTCTTGGCCTGCGCCTGCGCACCCACGTGGCGGCGCTGGAGGCGTGCGCCGTACGCCTGTGCGAGCTCCAGGGCTTACCCGGCGCCCGCGCGCTGCCTCCGCCTTACACCGGCGTCTGGCTGG GAGTCCGTTGTGGAAGGCACATCACGTCCCACGGCCTGGCGCTGAACTGCTCTACCGACCTCACGTGGTTTGAGCACATTGTGCCCTGTGGGCTAGTTGGGACAGGCGTCACTTCCCTGAGTAAGGAGCTCCAGAGGCATGTCACTGTGGATGAAGTAGTACCACCTTTCCTTGAGGCCTTTAAGGAGACCTACAAGTGCACATTGATCACAGAGAACAGCCTCAACTGA
- the LIPT2 gene encoding octanoyl-[acyl-carrier-protein]:protein N-octanoyltransferase LIPT2, mitochondrial isoform X1 encodes MPQPAVRLVRLRLVAYGELLTLQERWLQRLQDGPGTEAGALLLCEPAGPVYTAGLRGGLTSEETARLRALGAEVRATGRGGLATFHGPGQLLCHPVLDLRPLGLRLRTHVAALEACAVRLCELQGLPGARALPPPYTGVWLGERKICAIGVRCGRHITSHGLALNCSTDLTWFEHIVPCGLVGTGVTSLSKELQRHVTVDEVVPPFLEAFKETYKCTLITENSLN; translated from the exons ATGCCGCAACCAGCCGTACGGCTGGTGAGGTTGAGGCTGGTGGCGTACGGTGAGCTGCTAACGTTGCAGGAGCGCTGGCTGCAGCGGCTACAGGACGGGCCAGGGACCGAGGCGGGCGCGCTCCTGCTCTGCGAACCTGCGGGGCCCGTGTATACGGCCGGGCTGCGCGGCGGCCTGACGTCTGAGGAGACGGCGCGGCTTCGGGCCTTGGGCGCCGAGGTGCGCGCCACTGGCCGCGGCGGCCTAGCTACCTTCCACGGCCCGGGCCAGCTGCTCTGCCACCCGGTCCTCGACCTGCGACCTCTTGGCCTGCGCCTGCGCACCCACGTGGCGGCGCTGGAGGCGTGCGCCGTACGCCTGTGCGAGCTCCAGGGCTTACCCGGCGCCCGCGCGCTGCCTCCGCCTTACACCGGCGTCTGGCTGGGTGAGCGCAAGATCTGCGCGATCG GAGTCCGTTGTGGAAGGCACATCACGTCCCACGGCCTGGCGCTGAACTGCTCTACCGACCTCACGTGGTTTGAGCACATTGTGCCCTGTGGGCTAGTTGGGACAGGCGTCACTTCCCTGAGTAAGGAGCTCCAGAGGCATGTCACTGTGGATGAAGTAGTACCACCTTTCCTTGAGGCCTTTAAGGAGACCTACAAGTGCACATTGATCACAGAGAACAGCCTCAACTGA